From the Purpureocillium takamizusanense chromosome 6, complete sequence genome, one window contains:
- a CDS encoding uncharacterized protein (MEROPS:MER0005900~EggNog:ENOG503Q3HW~COG:Q) has protein sequence MGTPHKVVITNVRVFDGRDLTSPTDITFSDGLIVGNDSDASGAEVVDGTGRFLFPGFIDSHVHLSGARHQLEQLADYGVTSALGMGEWFPEKVNALRGSAGLTDILSAGIPATTPGSLHSKMLPIDSRAFVTGPADAPRFVRDRLAQGADHIKIVADAPGPSQETVNALVAAAHDQGKLVVTHAATYLPFSMALEARPRPDFITHVPRDKVLDEDEARKMAEAQQVSIPTLAMMASICSPLPWSAILRVLLHPSLLLTVLKSRRFFAGAESYENSVASVQQLHRAGVKILVGTDSNEEEDSPFTIPHGESIHREMELLVEAGLAITDVLRGVTVLPAECFGLKNRGVIEPGRRADLVLLKENPLENIRATRQIERVWCGGIERVRAL, from the coding sequence ATGGGCACCCCGCACAAAGTCGTCATCACAAACGTCCGTGTATTCGATGGCCGCGACCTCACCTCGCCGACCGACATAACATTTTCCGACGGCCTCATCGTCGGTAATGACAGCGACGCCAGCGGTGCTGAAGTTGTCGACGGCACAGGCCGCTTCCTTTTCCCCGGGTTCATCGACTCCCACGTCCACCtcagcggcgcgcggcaccagctcgagcagcttgccgacTACGGGGTCACGTCCGCCCTGGGGATGGGAGAATGGTTCCCGGAAAAGGTAAACGCCCTGCGTGGGAGCGCCGGGTTGACGGACATCCTGAGCGCGGGCATACCGGCGACGACTCCAGGGAGCCTGCACAGCAAGATGCTGCCCATAGACTCGCGCGCGTTCGTCACGGGCCCCGCGGATGCGCCGCGCTTCGTGAGGGACCGgctcgcgcagggcgccGATCACATCAagatcgtcgccgacgcgccgggcCCGAGCCAGGAGACGGTCaacgcgctcgtcgcggcggcacaCGACCAGGGGAAGCTCGTGGTCACGCATGCGGCAACCTACCTGCCCTTCAGCATGGCACTGGAGGCACGTCCGCGCCCGGACTTCATCACTCATGTGCCGCGCGACAAGGTGctggacgaagacgaggcgcgcaaGATGGCTGAGGCGCAGCAAGTGTCCATCCCGACGCTCGCGATGATGGCCAGCATCTGCTCGCCCCTGCCGTGGAGCGCGATCCTCCGCGTGCTACTCCATCCGTCGCTGCTCCTGACGGTGCTGAAGAGCCGAAGGTTCTTTGCTGGGGCGGAGTCGTATGAGAATTCCGTAGCTTCGGTACAGCAGCTACATCGCGCGGGCGTCAAGATCTTGGTCGGCACGGACTccaacgaggaggaggactcgCCGTTTACGATCCCTCACGGCGAATCCATACACCGTGAGATGGAACTGCTGGTCGAGGCCGGGCTCGCCATCACGGATGTACTTAGGGGTGTAACGGTCCTACCTGCTGAGTGTTTCGGGCTGAAGAATCGGGGAGTCATCGAGCCGGGAAGACGAGCCGATCTGGTCCTGCTCAAGGAGAATCCGCTTGAAAACATccgcgcgacgaggcaaaTTGAGAGGGTGTGGTGCGGAGGAATCGAGCGTGTGAGGGCGTTGTAA
- a CDS encoding uncharacterized protein (TransMembrane:1 (n4-15c20/21o30-51i)~SECRETED:SignalP(1-29~SECRETED:cutsite=TEA-IW~SECRETED:prob=0.1916)~EggNog:ENOG503P991) encodes MVSTTLPVISLAAAVGLLQMCPAPFITEAIWSGIAAGVVGGTLGAGATMCAKYCPSPKLRRHAASFNTLMARDYPPGVSQESIDQCTQQLNEQKDRGIQVFFTNVDDATVDIDHLPPACMNLVTVLSGNPAQAGGPVPIPMGSDKVQFRNLTPEDRQNLGHALGA; translated from the exons ATGGTCTCTACCACACTTCCCGTTATCTctcttgccgctgctgtcggtCTACTCCAGATGTGCCCTGCACCATTTATCACCGAGGCAATCTGGTCAGGCATCGCTGCTGGTGTGGTCGGTGGCACCCTGGGTGCCGGTGCAACCATGTGCGCGAAGTATTGCCCTTCGCCCAagcttcgccgccatgccgcctcaTTCAACACCCTCATGGCCCGCGACTATCCCCCTGGCGTCTCTCAGGAGTCCATCGACCAATGCACTCAGCAACTCAACGAGCAAAAAGACAGGGGAATCCAGGTCTTTTTCACCAATGTTGATGATGCCA CGGTGGATATTGATCATCTTCCTCCCGCTTGCATGAATCTCGTTACCGTTCTGAGCGGTAACCctgcccaggccggcggcccggtCCCGATCCCAATGGGTAGCGACAAGGTGCAGTTCAGGAACCTGACCCCTGAGGACCGCCAGAATCTCGGCCATGCTCTCGGAGCTTGA
- a CDS encoding uncharacterized protein (COG:S~EggNog:ENOG503P5R5), with protein sequence MANTGVGRDALKIVFPSLQRTPENPQPIVVMTCGISGSGKSTLAKAIEAQLAFTRLSVDAMIHEAHGLYGIDYAPSKYAEYQDEAQAKLKDELRRLLRAENRDVVLDLAFWNKEYRDEFKALIEENGGRWVLVFLQAERELLWRRITERRARRDALDETDERRDGDSAFNVDEATFDMYCNGFERPEGEGEIVINCS encoded by the exons ATGGCAAACACTGGTGTTGGTCGAGACGCTTTGAAGATT GTGTTCCCAAGCTTACAACGCACGCCCGAGAACCCTCAGCCAATTGTCGTCATGACCTGTGGAATATCAG GCTCGGGTAAGTCGACACTCGCCAAAGCGATTGAAGCGCAACTAGCCTTTACGCGCCtgtccgtcgacgccatgatTCACGAGGCACATGGGCTCTATGGAATAGACTACGCGCCATCCAAGTACGCAGAATACCAAGACGAAGCCCAAGCCAAACTCAAGGACGAGcttcgccgcctcctccgcgccgagAACCGCGACGTTGTTCTCGACTTGGCCTTTTGGAACAAAGAATATCGCGACGAGTTCAAGGCATTGATCGAGGAGAATGGAGGGCGCTGGGTCTTGGTGTTTCTGCAAGCTGAGCGAGAGCTACTCTGGAGGCGCATCACCGAgagaagggcgaggcgcgaTGCCCTAGACGAAACCGACGAGAGGCGGGATGGGGACTCGGCGTTCAATGTGGATGAGGCCACCTTTGACATGTATTGCAACGGCTTCGAGAGGCCAGAAGGCGAGGGGGAGATTGTCATTAATTGCTCTTGA
- a CDS encoding uncharacterized protein (COG:S~TransMembrane:1 (i77-98o)~EggNog:ENOG503PFH0), translating into MGIAWFIELPGGSNPPIGRIMPLGDVRTDRTDVDIENAAPNGERITLRVQGQDIWKLRTNVYMGEKVVMTTKRMDKIVAGMDIALASAIVVFMAATMFSNGTTTATPYYVSC; encoded by the exons ATGGGCATCGCATGGTTCATCGAACTGCCTGGTGGTTCGAACCCGCCCATCGGACGCATCATGCCGTTAGGCGACGTGCGAACGGACCGCACTGATGTGGACATCGAGAATGCAGCCCCGAACGGTGAGCGGATAACACTGCGTGTCCAGGGTCAGGACATTTGGAAGCTGCGCACCAATGTGTATATGGGCGAGAAAGTCGTCATGACCACGAAGAGAATGGACAAGATTG TCGCGGGGATGGACATCGCGCTCGCATCTGCTATCGTCGTGTTCATGGCTGCAACCATGTTTAGTAACGGTACCACTACCGCTACGCCATATTATGTGTCTTGTTGA